A genomic stretch from Perognathus longimembris pacificus isolate PPM17 chromosome 5, ASM2315922v1, whole genome shotgun sequence includes:
- the Atp5po gene encoding ATP synthase subunit O, mitochondrial has translation MAAPGVSLLSRQVRCFNTSVARPFSKIVRPPVQIYGIEGRYATALYSAASKQKKLEQVEKELLRVSQLLKDPKVSASILNPYVKRSVKAKSLSDITAKERFSPLTANLMNLLAENGRLTNTQGIVSAFSTMMSVHRGEVPCIVTTAAPLDSTVLAELTTVLKSFLSQGQVLKLDVKTDPAIMGGMIVRIGEKYVDMSARTKIQKLCKAMREL, from the exons ATGGCCGCCCCGGGGGTGTCCCTGCTCTCTCGGCAG GTGAGATGCTTCAACACGTCAGTGGCCAGGCCCTTCAGCAAGATTGTGAGG ccccctgttcagatatatggCATTGAAGGGCGCTACGCCACCGCTCTTTATTCTGCTGCatctaaacagaagaagctggaacaAGTGGAGAAGGAGTTACTAAGAGTATCG CAACTCCTGAAGGACCCCAAAGTGTCTGCTTCTATTCTGAATCCATATGTTAAGCGTTCAGTTAAAGCAAAAAGCCTGAGTGACATCACAGCAAAAGAGAGGTTTTCCCCTCTCACAGCCAACCTGATGA ATTTACTTGCTGAGAATGGCCGCCTCACCAACACCCAGGGCATCGTCTCTGCCTTCTCCACCATGATGAGCGTGCACCGTGGAGAGGTGCCGTGCATTGTGACCACGGCCGCT CCTTTAGACAGCACTGTTCTCGCTGAACTAACGACCGTCCTGAAGAGCTTCCTAAGCCAAGGCCAGGTGCTGAAACTGGATGTGAAG ACTGACCCAGCCATCATGGGTGGAATGATTGTCCGCATCGGGGAGAAGTATGTCGATATGTCTGCCAGAACCAAGATTCAGAAGCTGTGCAAAGCTATGCGGGAGCTGTGA